The Engraulis encrasicolus isolate BLACKSEA-1 chromosome 4, IST_EnEncr_1.0, whole genome shotgun sequence genome includes a window with the following:
- the nuak1b gene encoding NUAK family SNF1-like kinase 1: protein MESGCASPPRSVSRVESDSVRVSMGKTGWGESPATSPADHPVPETPTAGDGRRGSGVKKHHHKHNLKHRYELLETLGRGTYGKVKKAIERHSGREVAIKSIRKEKIKDEQDMVHIRREIEIMSSLRHPHIISIYEVFENKDKIVIVMEYASKGELYDYISERRRLSERETRHFFRQIVSAVHYCHKNGVVHRDLKLENVLLDENCNIKIADFGLSNLYHKDKLLQTFCGSPLYASPEIVNGRPYRGPEVDSWALGVLLYTLVYGTMPFDGGDHKNLIRQISNGEYREPTQSSDARGLIRWMLMVNPERRATVEDIANHWWVNWGWKNSVCDCEAQRGDNNNNMGSPMLARFLDWQNRAAAEPNTGATRPAKATRPDPLLLQLVRQRPKKSKKENDGGAPHGDGEEDNNPELKRPKGILKTRPSDQQRSPSLEDIDLSPAAEVPKGAGGGGAGDFTTTTGAKEEEDVEEGPALMGTSPTTKAAVPSLPKKGILKNNQQRESGYYSSPERSESSELLGGSSITPLVASSPPKRAVGRKGILKRNGKYSSYSVAAPSSMSASMGETSVSGADVAGLSRSQSRPSSIVGEDSSMVVAALTNSSFSGAEWPPTAPHHRPNIRGCVSAENLLQLANFKGLQAAPPLPGGPKFGRGGGSSSRGSPGDNSSFSLLGDLDDMTQVYQQALDISSNLT, encoded by the exons ATGGAGTCAGGTTGTGCATCTCCACCTCGAAGCGTCTCCCGTGTTGAGTCTGACTCAGTGCGCGTCTCAATGGGGAAGACCGGATGGGGGGAGTCGCCTGCAACATCACCGGCCGACCACCCAGTGCCTGAAACACCCACGGCCGGGGACGGCAGGAGAGGTTCGGGCGTTAAGAAACATCATCACAAACACAACCTGAAACATCGATACGAGTTGCTGGAGACGCTGGGAAGAGGGACCTACGGCAAAGTGAAAAAGGCCATTGAGCGACACTCCGGTCGAGAG GTGGCCATCAAGTCCATCAGGAAGGAGAAGATCAAAGATGAGCAGGACATGGTGCACATACGCCGTGAGATTGAGATCATGTCGTCCCTTCGTCACCCACACATCATCTCCATCTATGAAG TGTTTGAGAACAAGGACAAGATTGTGATAGTGATGGAGTACGCCAGCAAAGGCGAGCTGTACGACTACATCAGTGAGCGGCGCCGGCTGAGCGAGCGAGAGACGCGACACTTCTTTCGTCAAATCGTCTCTGCGGTACACTACTGCCACAAG aATGGAGTGGTGCATCGGGACCTGAAACTGGAAAACGTGCTACTAGATGAAAACTGTAACATTAAA ATTGCCGATTTTGGCCTTTCCAATTTGTACCACAAGGACAAGCTCCTGCAGACATTCTGTGGGAGTCCACTGTACGCTTCGCCTGAGATCGTCAATGGGAGGCCCTACCGCGGCCCTGAG GTGGATAGCTGGGCGCTGGGTGTACTCCTGTACACGCTGGTCTATGGCACCATGCCGTTCGATGGAGGAGACCACAAAAACTTAATTCGCCAAATCAGTAATGGAGAATACAGGGAGCCTACTCAGTCTTCAG ACGCCCGTGGTCTGATCCGCTGGATGCTGATGGTGAACCCGGAGCGGCGGGCCACGGTGGAGGACATCGCCAACCACTGGTGGGTCAACTGGGGCTGGAAGAACAGCGTGTGCGACTGCGAGGCCCAGCGcggcgacaacaacaacaacatgggcTCTCCCATGCTGGCCCGCTTCCTGGACTGGCAGAACCGCGCCGCCGCCGAGCCCAACACCGGCGCCACGCGGCCCGCCAAAGCCACGCGGCCCGACCCGCTCCTCCTGCAGCTGGTGCGGCAGCGGCCCAAGAAGTCCAAGAAGGAGAACGACGGCGGAGCACCCCACGGTGACGGGGAGGAGGATAACAACCCGGAGCTGAAGCGGCCCAAGGGCATCCTGAAGACCAGGCCCTCGGACCAGCAGCGCTCCCCTAGCCTCGAGGACATCGACCTGAGTCCTGCTGCAGAAGTCCCCAAGGGTGCCGGCGGAGGCGGCGCGGGGGACTTCACCACAACCACCGGtgctaaagaagaagaagacgtcGAAGAGGGCCCTGCGCTCATGGGCACCTCGCCCACCACCAAAGCAGCGGTGCCCAGCCTCCCCAAGAAGGGCATCCTGAAAAACAACCAACAACGGGAATCAGGGTACTACTCCTCGCCCGAGCGCAGCGAGTCCTCCGAGCTCCTAGGGGGCAGCAGCATCACGCCCCTGGTGGCCAGCTCGCCGCCCAAGAGGGCCGTGGGCCGCAAGGGCATCCTCAAGCGCAACGGCAAGTATTCCAGCTACAGCGTGGCGGCGCCGTCGTCCATGAGCGCATCCATGGGGGAGACGTCGGTGTCCGGCGCAGACGTGGCGGGCCTTTCGCGCAGCCAGAGTCGGCCGTCCAGTATCGTGGGCGAAGACAGCAGCATGGTGGTGGCGGCGCTGACCAACAGCTCCTTCAGCGGGGCCGAGTGGCCGCCCACCGCGCCACACCACAGGCCCAACATCCGAGGCTGCGTGTCCGCCGAAAACCTGCTGCAGCTGGCCAACTTCAAGGGCCTGCAGGCCGCGCCGCCCCTCCCCGGGGGGCCCAAGTTTGGCCGCGGAGGGGGGTCCTCCTCACGCGGCTCTCCCGGGGACAACAGCAGCTTCTCCCTGCTGGGTGACTTGGACGACATGACTCAGGTATACCAGCAAGCCCTAGACATCAGCAGCAACCTGACCTAG